The genomic region GTTTAGGGTCGTGTACATAGACACTGAGAAGACGGTTGACCAGTACCTTGGCTCTAACCTAATCAAGAACATGTGTAGCCGCTTCGGCGTTGATTACGAGAAGGTAATTAATGATTACCTCCTCATCTACAACCCAGCCACCGTCGACGACCTAGAGGACTTCATAAAGCTGCGCCTAGCAGACCTAGTACTAAGCAACAATGCCAGGGTGATAATTGTCGACTCAATAACGGCATTGTACAGGGCGCAGTTCAGGGGCCGTGAGAGGCTTGCCGAGAGGCAGCAGCGACTGCACTACGTACTCGACTGGCTTAGGCGACTGAGTATTAGGGCTGGAGTGCTTGTCGTCTACACGAACCAGGTAATGACCAGCCCAACAGGTTTCATAGAGGTCAAGCTGCCGGTGGGTGGGAATGTCCTAGCACACACAGTGAACGCTAGGTGGCTCATGACAAGGGCAAGCAAGGCAAAGAATGAGGGAGTCATGAAGGCACTCGACGTACCAGGCCTACCCCCGGGATTCGAGATAAGGTACTCAATAATGGATGACGGGCTCCACTGAAGCCGCTAATTAGCCATATATTAGGTTATATACCACGTATTGCCTTTGTCAAATTCTTAATGATTAATTATAAATCATTGGTAAATTTAGAGCCTTATTAACCCTCTCATAGGCTTATTAATTGATGGGTGCTTACCCCGGTGACGCTAGGTCGAGGGGCCTTGTGGTTGTTAATGATGATGGGTTCCCCGTGGATGCGGTCAGCGGTGTTGTGCTTAGGGACTACGTGTTCGAAGGCACCGAGGAGCACCCGGCAAGGCCCGTTAGGTTTGATTATGGTAATACCGGTGTATTAGCTTCACAGAACCCTCTTAACAAGTTAATTAGGTACTTTGGGGCTGACATGGTTGTTGGTGTCAGGGATGGCGCCGAGGCCAGGGCGAGGTTAGTTAGGGCGTTGGCTGATGAGGTTGAGGCTGTGCTTAGGGGGCATGGTATTCAATACCACAGAAGCCAGTGCGAGGCATTAGCCGAGAAGTTGCTGGGCCTTGGGGTTAAGCCCTCGATTGCGGTTAAGGTCCTAGACTGCGCCCTAGACCCCGAGTGCGATGAGTATGGGCCTGAGTTGAGGAGGCCTGTGGAGGGTGCCTTTGAGGATGTCTTCAACCAATCCCTGGGACCGAACGCCGTTGTTAAGGCCCAGATAATCACAGCCCTCAACAGGTGGTTCCTAAACGACGTGATAAGCCCAGGCGAGGTTTACGGTGAGTACCAGGAACTAAGCGCCCTGGCTAGGGCATTAGGCAGGCGAGTGTACAGGAGGAGCCTCATTAAGGCGGCAATAGCCAGCGTAATAGCCAGGGCACTGGGTATTGAGAGGGCTAGGGAGTTACTAAGGGATGTGGGTGAGGAGCAGGCAGTGGAACTACTCAGGGAGTTAAGGAGGGCGGAGGGCTAAGGCATGTTAAGGCAGACATCAAGCACCACCTCCCAATCGCCGTAATCTCTCCCAACCTCGATACACGTGAATCCCCGGTTATTGGGGTCACTTAATGGCTTAATCCCATCCTTAATGCTCATACAACCCTAACCCCCAGCTTGGTTAGGGCGTTGTTTATGTACTGACCGGCGAGGCAGGGCCTCGGGAACCTCCAGAACGGCTTACCCACGCCGAGGGCCTCAACCTCGATTATCCCAACCAACACGGGTGTTGTGGAGGTCATTGCCTGTATATTGAGTATTGTGTCAGCCCTTAGGTAGCCCCGATCAACGAGCCTACGGTAAGCCCTAACAACATTCGGCGCCTCAGCAACCCTCTCAATGACCAGGGCATAGCCAGAGTCAACCAGCGAAATAAGCGACTCAGCACTCTCGGGAGGCCATATGAAGTTACCATCCCAACAAAACCCCCTCCTAACCCTACCCCTAACAAGCACGTCACCCAAGCCTATCGGCGACTCCCTAACCTCAAACACCCTGGGGACCACGGAGGCCACAACAACCAAGCCCCTAACCACCAAGGCAACGGAGCCAAGACCCACCGGGACAGGCCTACTGGGCCTGTCAAAGCCGTAGACGAACAAATTCCTCCTCCTAATAACCCCATCCCTAAAAACCAACATCAATAATGAGTAAGTCACCGATTTAAGAGGGCCTACACACACCAACGGCCGGAGGCCCCTTGGGTTTGTATACCATGCATCCACGACTGCGGTCCTCGTTCACGGCTCTTGGCTAGGCCGTATGGCATTGCGAGTGGGTCCACGCATTCAGTGTTACCCACCGTCCTTTGTTTGTAATGCCGTGTAACACGGGCTCGATTCTCCATGCCACATGCCCATGCTTCTTGACTGTGAACTTCGTGGCTTTTCGTGCTACACGGTTTCGTGGACCATGACACATTTAGTCCTGCGCATGGCCTTTTAAGTCCATGTTTCCTAACCATTGAGATGAGGTTTAGGAGCGTTAGGGTTAGGGAGGATGTTTATGAGGTGCTCGCTAGGCTCTCCGAAATCAATGGCACGTCAATCAATGAGTTAATTCGGCAACTACTCACGGCTTATTTAGCCATCAACGAGATTAAGGAAATGCTTAGGCAGTGCCTTGGCCGATTAAGCATTGGCACGGGCCTCAACGCAGTCAGTACCGAGCCCATTAAGGACTCAATTAGGGAGGTTAATGAGCCATTGATTGAATTTGAGGGTAACCCATGGGTTCGGATCATTAGGGCTAGGGTGGTCAATGGTGAGGGTCGAGAGGGACATTGAGGGGTTGGCAGTCGAGAGGCTTAGGGCTAGGTTCCCCGGTAAGGGCAATTCATGGATTAAGCGGGCATTGAGGCGTTTTGAGGGTGGCTCGGTTAGGCAGTTGGGTGAGGATGCATGGGTCGTGAGTGGCGACCCAAGGCTTGGCGATAGGTACCCTAGCTACGTCGTTAGGCTTAGGGACGGTAGGTACCACTGCACGTGCTTCGAGACCAGCTGGGGCTTGCGTAGGAGTGCTGAGGTCTGCACCCACATCGCGGCGGTGATACTCCACAGGGAGTATTCGAAGTTAATGCAGCCGGTCTATGCCGCAGTCATGACCATGGAGTGCGATGGTGACCACCACGTCGAGGTGCTTGATAGGGAGGTCAGGGTGATTAGGCAGGTAAGGGTATTGAATAATGACCTACTTAAACCGAGGTATCGCGTGACCTACGTAATAACGAGCGAGAAGCCAAAGACAGTAATGGTTAGGTACGCGTGTGGGGATGAGATAGGCGAGCAGGAGATAACACTAGGCAAGACAATGAGGTACATAATCGAGCTAATCATGAGGTAAGGATACTGGGTATTAATTGGGTATTAATAAAGTAACCATTTACTTCTTCCACCCACGTAAGTATAGGTATTGTTACCCACCCTTATTCACGTATGCTAAACTCACCATTAACCCTAACACTCACTAATTTACCTGAGGCCATGCTATACACCTCAGTAAACCCCTGACCGATTCCTCATCAACTACATTACTTATCAACG from Vulcanisaeta distributa DSM 14429 harbors:
- a CDS encoding ATPase domain-containing protein codes for the protein MTRKKTESINEPSELSRLTELGFSRQTIERLMSVGVRSLRHILLFNAEELQELLGSPDTELPRRLINTARELLAEAPTATTARERIEALSKAPILKTGVDGLDSAVGGLRFGVSHEFAGEFGAGKTIMALQAAVASIGQFGFRVVYIDTEKTVDQYLGSNLIKNMCSRFGVDYEKVINDYLLIYNPATVDDLEDFIKLRLADLVLSNNARVIIVDSITALYRAQFRGRERLAERQQRLHYVLDWLRRLSIRAGVLVVYTNQVMTSPTGFIEVKLPVGGNVLAHTVNARWLMTRASKAKNEGVMKALDVPGLPPGFEIRYSIMDDGLH
- a CDS encoding ribbon-helix-helix protein, CopG family, whose amino-acid sequence is MRFRSVRVREDVYEVLARLSEINGTSINELIRQLLTAYLAINEIKEMLRQCLGRLSIGTGLNAVSTEPIKDSIREVNEPLIEFEGNPWVRIIRARVVNGEGREGH